Proteins found in one Anas platyrhynchos isolate ZD024472 breed Pekin duck chromosome 18, IASCAAS_PekinDuck_T2T, whole genome shotgun sequence genomic segment:
- the LOC101800035 gene encoding lipocalin translates to MQATLLSILGLALLGALHAQDDIPVQANFQQDKLTGRWYSIGLASSSNWFKDKKHLMKMCTTVITVTADGNLEVNSTYPKGDQCEKKNSLYIKTEQPGRFSYTSPRWGSKHDIRMVETNYDEYALVATQISKSTGTSTMVLLYSRTKELSPERLERFTQFSKEQGLTDEEILILPQTDKCMAEAA, encoded by the exons ATGCAAGCCACACTGCTCAGCATCCTGGGGCTGGCCCTGCTCGGGGCGCTGCACGCGCAGGACGACATTCCAGTGCAAGCCAACTTCCAGCAGGACAAG CTCACGGGGAGGTGGTACAGCATTGGCCTGGCCTCCAGCTCCAACTGGTTCAAGGACAAGAAGCACCTGATGAAGATGTGCACCACGGTCATCACTGTCACCGCAGATGGCAACCTGGAAGTCAACTCCACCTACCCCAA GGGTGACCAGTGTGAGAAGAAGAACAGCCTTTACATCAAGACGGAGCAGCCTGGGCGGTTCAGCTACACCAGCCCAC GCTGGGGCAGCAAACACGACATCCGCATGGTGGAGACCAACTATGATGAGTACGCTTTGGTGGCCACCCAGATCTCCAAGAGCACCGGCACATCCACCATGGTGCTGCTCTACA GCCGGACTAAGGAGCTCAGTCCCGAGCGCCTGGAGAGGTTCACCCAGTTCTCCAAGGAGCAGGGCCTGACGGATGAAGAGATCCTCATCCTGCCTCAGACAG acAAGTGCATGGCAGAGGCTGCCTAG
- the LOC101800226 gene encoding lipocalin-15, translating into MTTVLPSLVLALLCLLRAGAEVPVQLDFNMGKFAGRWHITAAISNCPVFLSMKDKMKSSIATISFTPEGHLAMEAIFPLPEECKKVELLFQKSGQAGHYTSTENQQKTDLRVMDTDYKHYAIVYTLRDRGQEPSTTLQLYTREPDVSPQFLQKFKALFHTVGLTEDMLAILPQSDQCTKALA; encoded by the exons ATGACCACAGTGCTGCCGAGCCtggtgctggccctgctctgcctgctgaggGCAGGTGCCGAGGTCCCTGTGCAGCTGGACTTCAACATGGGGAAG TTTGCAGGGAGGTGGCACATCACAGCTGCCATTTCCAACTGCCCCGTGTTCCTGAGCATGAAGGACAAGATGAAGTCGTCCATTGCCACCATCAGCTTCACGCCGGAGGGGCACCTGGCTATGGAGGCTATCTTCCCCCT GCCAGAAGAATGCAAAAAGGTTGAGCTGCTCTTCCAGAAGAGTGGGCAGGCAGGGCACTACACCAGCACAG aaaatcaacaaaaaacGGACCTGCGCGTGATGGATACAGACTACAAGCACTACGCCATCGTGTACACCCTGAGGGACCGCGGCCAGGAGCCCAGCACCACGCTGCAGCTCTACA CAAGGGAGCCAGATGTGAGCCCCCAGTTCCTGCAGAAGTTTAAAGCGCTCTTCCACACTGTGGGCCTGACTGAGGACATGCTGGCCATCCTGCCACAGTCGG ATCAGTGCACCAAGGCTCTCGCATGA